Proteins from one Fragaria vesca subsp. vesca linkage group LG6, FraVesHawaii_1.0, whole genome shotgun sequence genomic window:
- the LOC101307321 gene encoding UDP-glycosyltransferase 73C1-like, producing the protein MGSQTPQLHFTLFPLMAQGHMIPMVDMARMLALRGVTITIFTTPCNAARFKSVLDRSIEAGLQIRVIELKFPCQKAGLPEGCENFDMLPSPDLAFNFYNATAMLQEQVEKLFPELTPKPSCIIADLCLPYTNNIANMFDVPRISFHVHCCFSLLCMYNLRVHSKFLESVTSDSEYFIVPGNLPDPIEVTKAQIPGPLLPNLKGFLIGMGAAERASYGSIVTTYEEFEGAYVNEYKNATKKNHLWSIGPTFLCNQDDLERGNKYSIDKNQCLKWLDSWEPNSVLYVCLGSLCNLMPSQLLELGLGIEETKRPFIWVLKEGRTSKELEELILKDGFEERNKERGLVIRGWAPQVLILSHQSTGGFITHCGTSSFLEAVCAGVPMATWPLFGDQFFAEHLLVTVLKIAVRIGVPKPLNWGEEEKTGILVYKETVKEAIEILMDEGKVSQERRERVRELAILAKKAVQEGGSSYANITNLIQHFMQL; encoded by the coding sequence ATGGGATCCCAAACACCCCAGCTTCACTTTACCTTATTCCCTCTTATGGCCCAAGGCCACATGATTCCAATGGTTGATATGGCTAGAATGTTGGCACTGCGAGGTGTTACCATAACCATTTTCACCACACCATGCAACGCCGCCCGTTTCAAATCAGTCCTTGATCGTTCCATCGAAGCCGGGCTTCAAATTCGAGTAATCGAACTGAAGTTTCCATGTCAAAAGGCAGGACTACCGGAGGGGTGCGAGAACTTCGACATGTTACCTTCACCCGACCTAGCCTTCAACTTCTATAATGCAACAGCAATGCTGCAAGAGCAAGTAGAGAAGTTGTTCCCAGAGCTCACACCGAAGCCAAGTTGCATAATCGCAGACCTATGCTTGCCTTACACAAACAACATTGCTAACATGTTTGATGTACCAAGGATAAGTTTCCATGTACATTGTTGCTTTTCACTCTTGTGTATGTACAATTTACGAGTTCATTCCAAGTTTCTTGAGAGTGTAACCTCCGATTCGGAGTACTTTATTGTTCCAGGTAATTTGCCTGATCCAATCGAGGTTACGAAAGCTCAGATACCAGGACCATTACTTCCAAACTTGAAGGGTTTCCTTATCGGAATGGGAGCAGCTGAGAGAGCCTCATACGGTTCCATTGTGACCACTTACGAAGAATTCGAGGGAGCATATGTTAATGAGTACAAGAATGCAACAAAAAAGAACCATCTCTGGAGTATAGGACCAACCTTTTTGTGTAACCAAGATGACTTGGAAAGAGGAAACAAGTACTCAATTGATAAAAATCAGTGTTTGAAGTGGCTTGATTCCTGGGAACCAAACTCTGTGCTCTATGTTTGCCTTGGAAGCCTATGTAATCTGATGCCTTCACAACTCTTAGAGCTTGGCTTGGGGATAGAAGAGACAAAGAGGCCATTTATTTGGGTACTAAAGGAAGGGAGAACATCAAAAGAGTTAGAGGAGTTGATCTTGAAAGATGGTTTTGAGGAAAGAAACAAAGAAAGAGGCCTTGTGATCAGGGGTTGGGCACCTCAAGTGTTGATTTTGTCACACCAATCAACTGGAGGGTTTATAACACATTGTGGAACGAGTTCATTTCTTGAAGCAGTATGTGCTGGGGTTCCCATGGCCACTTGGCCACTATTTGGTGACCAATTTTTTGCTGAGCATCTTCTTGTGACAGTTCTGAAAATTGCTGTGAGAATTGGGGTGCCAAAACCACTGAATTGGGGAGAGGAAGAGAAGACTGGGATATTGGTGTATAAGGAAACTGTGAAGGAAGCCATAGAAATATTAATGGATGAAGGTAAAGTAAGCCAAGAGAGAAGGGAGAGAGTTAGGGAGCTTGCAATTTTGGCAAAGAAAGCTGTACAAGAAGGGGGTTCATCTTATGCCAACATTACAAATCTAATCCAACATTTCATGCAATTATGA